A part of Pristiophorus japonicus isolate sPriJap1 unplaced genomic scaffold, sPriJap1.hap1 HAP1_SCAFFOLD_115, whole genome shotgun sequence genomic DNA contains:
- the LOC139241879 gene encoding zinc finger protein 436-like: MEGSFNVVHEGTAYRVFWTWDSLRCHACRDVGHVRKNCPASKATKPQKAAKAGAAATPPPSGVRGKGFTRSSNLLRHQQIHTGERPFTCSDCGKGFTRSSHLLRHQQIHKRERPFTCSECGEGFTRSSNLLTHQRVHTEERPFTCSDCGKGFTQSSHLLRHQQIHTGERPFTCSECGEGFTRSSHLLTHQRVHTGERPFTCSECGKGFTTSSNLLTHQRVHTGERPFTCSDCGKGFNQSSHLLRHQQIHTGERPFTCSECGKGFTRSSNLLRHQQIHTGERPFTCSECGKGFTTSSNLLTHQRVHTGERPFTCSDCGKGFNQSSHLLRHQQIHTGERPFTCSECGKGFTRSSNLLRHQQIHTGERPFTCSECGKGFTRSSNLLTHQRVHK, from the exons ATGGAgggaagtttcaatgtggtgcacgaggggactgcctaccgcgtcttctggacgtgggACAgcttgcggtgccatgcctgtagggatgtggggcacgttcgcaagaactgccccgcctccaaagccacgAAACCacagaaggcggccaaggctggcgccgccgccacccctcccccgagtggcgtccgc gggaagggattcactcgatcatccaacctgctgagacaccagcaaattcacactggggagaggccgttcacctgctcggactgtgggaagggattcactcgatcatcccacctgctgagacaccagcaaattcacaaaagggagaggccattcacctgctccgagtgtggggaaggattcactcgatcatccaacctgctgacacaccagcgagttcacactgaggagaggccattcacctgctctgattgtgggaagggattcactcagtcatcccacctgctgagacaccagcaaattcacactggggagaggccgttcacctgctcggagtgtggggaaggattcactcgatcatcccacctgctaacacaccagcgagttcacactggggagaggccgttcacctgctcggagtgtgggaagggattcactacatcatccaacctgctgacacaccagcgagttcacactggggagaggccattcacctgctctgattgtgggaagggattcaatcagtcatcccacctgctgagacaccagcaaattcacactggggagaggccgttcacctgctcggagtgtgggaagggattcactcgatcatccaacctgctgagacaccagcaaattcacactggggagaggccgttcacctgctcggagtgtgggaagggattcactacatcatccaacctgctgacacaccagcgagttcacactggggagaggccattcacctgctctgattgtgggaagggattcaatcagtcatcccacctgctgagacaccagcaaattcacactggggagaggccgttcacctgctcggagtgtgggaagggattcactcgatcatccaacctgctgagacaccagcaaattcacactggggagaggccgttcacctgctcggagtgtgggaagggattcactcgatcatccaacctgctgacacaccagcgagttcacaagtga